In a single window of the Chaetodon trifascialis isolate fChaTrf1 chromosome 19, fChaTrf1.hap1, whole genome shotgun sequence genome:
- the pigh gene encoding phosphatidylinositol N-acetylglucosaminyltransferase subunit H, with amino-acid sequence MMEDEAFTDINGKAISLDCQSHSGFCREFTVSSPKVSIGKVMVYTCCVWLLAYIVFFFTENTAVLSSAILITLVGMMLHIHFVKVDHETLLVIGSLGIQVSSSYASGRETTTFIEMSKIKDIVINEAIYMHQIIYYLCVLLKDPSEPSAVSSVVPLFQSSKPRLNCLVKVYKSCQEILSKC; translated from the exons ATGATGGAAGACGAAGCCTTCACTGACATCAACGGCAAAGCCATATCCCTGGACTGTCAGAGTCACTCCGGCTTTTGCAGGGAGTTCACTGTCAGCTCCCCCAAAGTGTCTATCGGCAAAGTGATGGTGTACACCTGCTGTGTTTGGCTGTTGGCGTACATCGTGTTCTTCTTCACAGAG AACACAGCTGTCCTGTCCAGTGCTATCCTCATCACCCTGGTTGGCATGATGCTTCACATCCACTTTGTCAAGGTGGACCACGAGACTCTGCTTGTCATCGGCTCCTTGGGCATTCAGGTTTCCTCCAGCTACGCCTCAGGCCGTGAGACCACCACATTCATTGAGATGAGCAAGATCAAGGATATTGTCATCAATGAAGCTATTTACATG CATCAAATCATCTACTACCTTTGTGTGCTGTTGAAGGACCCCTCAGAGCCGAGCGCAGTGTCCAGTGTTGTGCCATTGTTTCAG AGTTCAAAGCCAAGGCTCAACTGCTTGGTGAAAGTTTACAAAAGCTGCCAGGAGATTCTTTCAAAGTGCTGA
- the zfyve1 gene encoding zinc finger FYVE domain-containing protein 1 gives MSGQGPAVDKGMNTVLGCQESYACGGSDEAAFECDECGSLQCARCELELHRQERMRNHDRVRIAPGHVPFCDTCKGDSSCSLNGGRVRAVVRCQGCKINLCLDCQKRTHSGVNKRKHPLTPYPPARAAQENSITGESQMESLKAELEKVCSFLLVDEREEMQVKDEEDFVSRLGCRPDELLKVVSIFGNTGEGKSHTLNHTFFIGREVFKTSPTQESCTVGVWAAMDPVHRVVVIDTEGLLGAGANQGQRTRLLLKVLAISDVVIYRTHADRLHDDLFKFLGDASDAYLKHFTRELKATTTRCGLDVPLSTLGPGVIIFHETVHTKLLGSDKPTESAERLLQERFRKLGLFPEAFSSIQYRGTRTYNPPTDFSGLLRSLEQQLDNNTTRSPRSASVIYKALQALSESFSGDIPDEHMTSNSFFPDEYFTCCSLCLCCGSGCKRSMNHLKEGLDHEAKHRCRYSAQYDNRIYTCKACYEGGKEVIVVPKTTASSDSPWFGLAIYAWSGYVIECPNCAVIYRSRQYWYGNQDPVETVVRTEIQHIWPGSDGFLKDNNNAAQRLLDGVKYISQSVSELSVKPAKAVTSWLTDQIAPAYWKPNSLMLKCHKCGEEFQPNDTKHHCRACGEGFCDSCSSKTRPVPERGWGLAPVRVCDACFHNRGIPTELLDAALEEEGGTLIARKVGEAVQNTLGAVVGAIDIPLGLVKDAARPAYWVPDQDIHSCNECQREFSPRLSIHHCRACGQGVCDDCSQERRAVPSRGWDHPVRVCNGCNQKPGEL, from the exons ATGAGTGGCCAAGGTCCAGCTGTAGATAAAGGAATGAACACAGTGTTAGGATGTCAGGAGAGCTACGCCTGTGGGGGTTCAGATGAGGCTGCGTTTGAATGTGATGAGTGCGGCAGCCTGCAGTGCGCCCGCTGCGAGCTGGAGCTCCATCGccaggagaggatgaggaatCACGACCGGGTTCGCATTGCACCGGGCCACGTTCCTTTCTGTGACACGTGCAAAggtgacagcagctgctctctcaACGGTGGACGGGTCAGAGCAGTGGTGCGCTGCCAGGGCTGTAAGATCAACCTGTGTTTGGACTGCCAGAAACGCACCCACAGCGGAGTCAACAAGAGGAAGCACCCACTGACACCTTACCCGCCTGCCAGAGCTGCCCAGGAGAACAGCATTACCGGGGAGTCACAGATGGAGAGCCTGAAAGCCGAGCTGGAGAAGGTGTGCAGCTTCCTTTTGGTGGACGAGAGGGAGgagatgcag GTGAAGGACGAGGAGGACTTTGTGAGCAGACTGGGCTGCAGGCCGGACGAGCTCCTCAAGGTGGTCTCCATCTTTGGAAACACCGGGGAGGGAAAGTCCCACACCCTGAACCATACATTTTTCATCGGCCGAGAAGTCTTCAAGACCTCACCCACCCAAGAGTCCTGCACTGTGGGGGTGTGGGCAGCGATGGACCCTGTGCACCGGGTGGTAGTCATTGACACAGAGGGACTGCTCGGGGCAG GCGCCAATCAGGGTCAGCGAACCCGACTGCTCCTCAAAGTTCTGGCTATCTCTGATGTGGTCATCTACCGAACCCATGCCGACCGTCTCCATGACGATCTCTTCAAGTTCCTTGGTGACGCATCAGATGCCTACTTGAAACATTTCACCCGGGAGCTTAAAGCTACCACCACCCGCTGTGGTCTGGACGTCCCGTTGTCCACTCTGGGCCCCGGGGTAATCATCTTCCATGAGACCGTCCACACCAAGCTGCTCGGATCAG ACAAGCCCACTGAATCGGCCGAGCGTCTTCTCCAGGAGCGTTTCAGGAAGCTGGGCTTGTTCCCAGAAGCGTTCAGCTCCATCCAGTACCGTGGAACTCGGACCTACAACCCTCCCACAGACTTCAGCGGCCTGCTGCGCAGCCTGGAGCAACAGCTGGACAACAACACCACCCGCTCGCCACGCTCTGCCAGCGTCATCTACAAGGCTCTGCAG GCCCTGAGCGAGAGCTTCAGTGGGGATATTCCAGATGAGCACATGACCAGTAACTCGTTCTTTCCAGATGAGTACTTCACCTGCTGTagcctctgcctctgctgtgg CTCCGGCTGCAAGAGAAGCATGAATCACCTAAAGGAAGGACTCGACCACGAAGCCAAACACCGCTGCCGCTACTCTGCCCAGTACGATAACCGCATCTACACTTGCAAG GCCTGCTatgagggagggaaggaggtgaTAGTGGTTCCCAAAACAACGGCCTCGTCTGACTCACCGTGGTTTGGCTTGGCCATCTACGCCTGGTCTGG GTATGTGATTGAGTGCCCCAACTGTGCAGTGATCTACAGAAGCAGGCAGTACTGGTATGGAAACCAGGACCCAGTGGAGACAGTGGTCAGAACAGAGATCCAGCACATCTGGCCTGGG TCTGATGGTTTTTTGAAAGACAACAACAATGCCGCCCAGAGGTTGCTGGATGGAGTCAAATACATTTCTCAGTCGGTGTCTGAGCTCAGCGTCAAGCCTGCCAAAGCAGTGACCTCCTGGCTTACCGACCAGATTGCTCCCGCCTACTGGAAACCCAACTCCCTTATGCTG aaatGCCATAAATGTGGGGAAGAGTTCCAGCCCAACGACACCAAACACCACTGTCGTGCCTGCGGAGAGGGCTTCTGTGATTCCTGCTCCTCAAAAACCCGGCCGGTCCCGGAGAGGGGCTGGGGCCTCGCGCCTGTCCGAGTCTGCGACGCGTGCTTCCACAACAGGGGAATCCCGACGG AGTTGCTGGATGCTGctttggaggaggaggggggcacCCTGATAGCCAGGAAGGTTGGGGAGGCTGTTCAGAACACCTTAGGAGCTGTAGTTGGTGCCATCGACATACCTCTCG GCCTGGTGAAGGATGCAGCTCGCCCGGCCTACTGGGTCCCAGACCAGGACATCCACTCCTGCAACGAGTGCCAGCGGGAGTTCTCCCCACGTCTGTCCATCCACCACTGTCGCGCCTGTGGCCAGGGCGTGTGCGACGACTGCTCCCAGGAGCGGCGCGCCGTGCCCTCCCGCGGCTGGGACCACCCAGTGAGGGTCTGCAACGGCTGCAACCAGAAACCCGGGGAGCTCTAG